The following coding sequences are from one Schizosaccharomyces osmophilus chromosome 1, complete sequence window:
- the sap62 gene encoding U2 snRNP-associated protein Sap62: MDYQNRAGSRFGGGGVAGYQETNAARRERLKKLALETIDLSKDPYFMKNHLGTYECRLCLTMHANENSYLTHTQGKAHQTNLARRDAMENRKAQRTAPVVQTGLSQSQVPLRKNIMKIGRPGYKASKIRDPETGQFGLRFQLKYPDIQLNVRPRYRIMSAYEQRVEAPDRKFQYLVVAAEPYESVAFKINAHEIDRSPGRFWTYWDAPTYTIQFFFNVDKLS; encoded by the exons atggacTACCAAAATCGAGCAGGTAGCCGCTTTGGAGGAGGCGGTGTCGCTGGATATCAAGAAACGAATGCAGCTCGTCGCGAGCGTCTCAAAAAGTTGGCATTGGAAACGATAGATCTTTCCAAG GATCCTTACTTTatgaaaaatcatttgGGAACTTATGAGTGTCGTTTGTGTCTTACCATGCATGCAAACGAAAATTCATATTTGACGCATACTCAAGGTAAAGCGCATCAAACCAATTTGGCACGCAGAGATGCTATGGAAAACAGAAAGGCACAAAGGACTGCACCTGTAGTCCAAACAGGATTATCTCAGTCGCAGGTGCCCCTacgaaaaaatataatgaaaattggAAGACCCGGGTATaaagcttccaaaattCGTGACCCCGAAACTGGCCAGTTTGGTCTTCGATTTCAACTAAAGTACCCAGATATCCAATTAAATGTTAGGCCTCGATATCGTATCATGAGTGCTTACGAGCAGAGAGTCGAGGCTCCTGATCGGAAATTCCAGTATTTGGTCGTTGCAGCTGAGCCGTACGAGTCTGttgctttcaaaataa ATGCGCATGAAATTGACCGTTCTCCAGGCCGATTTTGGACATACTGGGATGCACCAACTTATACgattcaattctttttcaatgtgGATAAGCTTTCCTAA
- the mrx14 gene encoding mitochondrial ribosomal protein subunit L34: protein MLFRSFQSLLPGARWGGLLNSFSMKRAQLLPSLQGLNGIGSGLLRSSFPAFEGAGMQQQVRWKTMGNEYQPSNRKRKRKFGFLARIRSINGRKILRNRRRKGRMYLTH, encoded by the coding sequence ATGTTGTTTCGTTCCTTCCAATCGCTCCTTCCTGGAGCAAGATGGGGCGGTCTTCTTAACTCTTTCTCTATGAAAAGAGCTCAGTTACTTCCTAGTTTACAAGGACTTAATGGCATAGGAAGTGGTTTGTTGCGATCTTCATTCCCTGCTTTTGAAGGTGCAGGTATGCAACAGCAAGTTCGATGGAAAACTATGGGAAACGAATATCAACCTTCGAAccgtaaaagaaaaaggaagtttggttttttggCAAGAATCCGTTCCATCAACGGTAGGAAGATATTGAGAAACCGTCgcagaaaaggaagaatgtATTTAACCCATTAA
- the dep1 gene encoding Sds3-like family protein Dep1, whose protein sequence is MTENYSPTLVNAENLEMINKKGSEQKNKLRTEYMEETPASSYEFQNKDTDNLNPFTSTQSVSPISEEKVPDDSNNQVSENSSVDIPEKGSPILPAIPQSSNVEIGAIQEDTTIQNYENEHENLSEAETVIFQEEENNNIDQAPSINASNTQAGVNKEATEQQSDEFSFRNHREDVSNGFSKGSPLQTEKSMVVEEEANATEKEEDVDEEEDDGEEKGSVSEGRERTKKIETQGSSGRKRRRVTTSRARYGARDSRSKRDSTIEDQERGADPDGESAMEGRHGLEQPSDQDAEKTLKRKEAFEALSAIENEFAVLRNRIYGKRLLKLDEQAELIKNKRHERFNACVELIIEHRDNRIQRTTELLKKQLTSIRNMMNFVYSQMNYQLLFDKRKLRQMLSANVAAKFYRLLNRQQISYDPIVQLQKQTSFRQNALTNKQRLDYETAILCELDNFVGFPAAPIIEQASMDDIQQDLIDMGEIYGNER, encoded by the coding sequence ATGACTGAAAATTATTCACCTACCCTTGTCAATGCagaaaatttggaaatgaTAAACAAGAAGGGATCAgaacagaaaaacaaattgagAACTGAATATATGGAAGAAACACCAGCGTCGAGCtatgaatttcaaaataaagacaCTGACAACTTGAACCCATTCACAAGTACTCAATCAGTCTCACCCATatctgaagaaaaagttccTGACGATTCAAATAACCAAGTTTCCGAAAACTCATCTGTCGATATACCTGAGAAAGGTTCACCAATTTTACCTGCGATACCTCAGTCATCTAATGTTGAAATAGGCGCTATACAAGAAGACACCACAATTCAAAATTACGAAAATGAACACGAAAATTTATCTGAGGCCGAAACAGTGATTTTTcaggaagaagaaaacaataataTCGACCAAGCTCCTTCGATCAACGCTTCCAATACACAGGCCGGCGTAAACAAAGAGGCTACGGAGCAACAATCGGATGAGTTTAGTTTCAGAAATCACAGAGAAGATGTCTCAAATGGATTCTCAAAGGGAAGTCCATTACAAACTGAAAAGTCGATGGTCGTCGAAGAAGAAGCGAATGCCACCGAGAAAGAAGAGGACgttgacgaagaagaagacgacGGAGAGGAAAAGGGTTCCGTTTCGGAAGGAAGAGAACgtacaaagaaaatcgAAACGCAGGGGTCTTCTGGTAGGAAACGAAGGCGTGTTACCACTTCACGTGCCAGGTACGGTGCCCGTGATAGTCGATCAAAACGAGACTCGACAATTGAAGATCAAGAAAGAGGTGCCGACCCTGATGGAGAGTCAGCAATGGAAGGTCGACATGGTTTGGAACAGCCTTCTGACCAGGATGCCGAGAAAACGTTGAAGCGAAAAGAGgcttttgaagctttatCGGCCATAGAAAACGAGTTTGCAGTTTTACGGAATCGAATATACGGAAAGAGGCTTTTAAAACTCGACGAACAAGCAGAATtgattaaaaataaaaggcaCGAACGATTTAATGCATGCGTCGAGCTGATTATCGAGCATAGAGACAACCGGATCCAACGGACTACCGAGCTTCTTAAGAAACAGTTGACTTCTATCCGAAATATGATGAATTTCGTATATTCACAAATGAATTATCAGCTCCTTTTCGATAAACGGAAATTGAGACAAATGTTGTCTGCAAATGTTGCTGCTAAATTTTATCGTTTGCTAAACAGACAACAAATATCTTATGACCCCATCGTTCAACTCCAAAAGCAGACATCATTTCGCCAGAATGCTTTAACTAATAAGCAGAGGTTAGATTATGAAACCGCTATTCTTTGTGAGCTGGATAATTTTGTCGGGTTCCCAGCTGCCCCCATTATTGAACAGGCTTCCATGGATGACATACAGCAGGATTTAATTGACATGGGCGAAATTTATGGTAACGAAAGGTAG
- a CDS encoding Schizosaccharomyces specific protein, producing the protein MVSSQFSGFLPLDSVFTVSSTALFASSIVLQRAILKKPRFFTTNHTMNLLFRPTLFAWKVFSTTSIITASTFASSLCILMAVTGSYTPREFGMFLRRQLSFARVKPIPNDIDTPSWSEDQSVMETENNFQ; encoded by the coding sequence ATGGTTTCTTCCCAATTTTCTGGTTTTCTACCTTTAGACAGTGTCTTTACCGTTTCTAGCACTGCATTGTTTGCTTCCTCTATTGTTTTGCAAAGagcaattttgaaaaagccaCGTTTCTTTACTACCAATCATACCATGAACCTATTATTTCGTCCTACTTTGTTTGCCTGGAAAGTGTTCTCAACTACTTCAATTATAACAGCTTCTACGTTTGCATCTTCTTTGTGTATATTAATGGCGGTAACGGGTTCTTATACGCCGAGAGAATTTGGAATGTTCTTGCGCAGACAATTATCATTCGCAAGAGTAAAGCCAATTCCAAATGACATTGATACTCCTAGTTGGAGTGAAGATCAAAGCGTTATggaaacagaaaacaattttCAATAG
- a CDS encoding mitochondrial membrane ABC1 kinase family protein has translation MFLYSQRNSKYFLASPRNIIVPLRTLPKYNYESRLFSFMSAESVLFQKKKPSSLENALQAFTHVHCTDVGQQTPVAFTRKYATQLRPSNPQRSNRRLFSTLLITIPVTLSGCVLAYKMWEHLYQKREQQPSLAPSLDYKVTEIRDKSFLGKVKLVLLLCRRITYLFLVFFPISLTAPLVYLLYLSPFQRFSVVIFSLWVKLLVRQLEKAGATFIKLGQWAATRTDLFPPDLCNQLSKFHSHVTPHSFNHTEKVIKESFNVDSISDVFEDFLPIPIGVGSIAQVYTANLKHDCARNEESSSVLPNEGKLKSFMFFQRKPAQDLHKKVAVKVLHPNVGLNISLDLIILEILANFFDFIPTMKWLSFPEEVKVFGDMLNQQLDLRHEARNLIQFRKNFDKNQYVEFPMVYENYTKDQVLVEEFIPGIPLSMFLRHRDGPFNKVLANVGNSSLFQMLILNNFTHADLHSGNIIVGFKKGSTFSGNLEVSENDLCSKLMSSNDEEWKSTMQYLQDIGYHPFLTYLDAGLVTKLSPQDLQNFIDLFQAVLTFQGYEAGLLMVERSRQTEHVRNKEVFALKMEHLLNDIQKNTLSLKSLQIGTILQEVMTMSREHHVRIEANFANTVLSILLMEGAGRQLYPDMDLLNNATPFLRAASARRDISIQSPMIKIWLALEARQFLLLSTSKETVEAWIKADMISPNI, from the exons ATGTTTTTATACTCTCAAAGGAATTCAAAGTATTTCTTGGCAAGCCCAAGAAACATCATTGTGCCCTTAAGGACTTTACCTAAATATAACTATGAGTCAAggctcttttcttttatgtCCGCAGAATcagttttgtttcaaaagaaaaaacccAGCAGTCTCGAAAATGCACTACAGGCTTTTACTCATGTTCATTGCACAGATGTCGGGCAGCAAACTCCCGTAGCTTTTACGAGAAAATACGCAACCCAATTAAGGCCTTCTAACCCTCAACGCTCTAATCGGAGACTGTTTTCTACTTTACTAATTACTATTCCTGTCACTCTCTCAGGTTGTGTCCTTGCTTACAAAATGTGGGAGCATCTGTATCAAAAACGAGAGCAACAACCTTCTTTGGCTCCATCATTGGATTATAAAGTGACAGAAATTCGCgataaaagttttttagGGAAGGTCAAACTTGTTTTGCTGTTATGTAGACGTATcacttatttatttctcgttttctttcctaTATCATTAACCGCTCCCCTTGTATACTTACTCTATTTAAGTCCTTTCCAAAGGTTTTCTGTTGTCATCTTTTCGCTCTGGGTTAAATTGTTGGTGCGTCAGCTTGAAAAAGCTGGAGCTACCTTCATAAAG CTTGGGCAATGGGCAGCGACAAGAACTGATTTGTTTCCTCCGGACCTTTGCAATCAGTTATCAAAATTTCATTCACATGTAACACCACATAGCTTCAACCATACTGAAAAAGTTATCAAAGAATCTTTTAATGTGGATTCAATTTCTGATGTTTTTGAGGATTTCTTGCCCATACCTATTGGGGTCGGATCTATTGCGCAAGTATATACCGCTAACTTGAAGCATGATTGTGCTCGAAACGAAGAAAGTTCTTCCGTTTTAccaaatgaaggaaaattaaaaagctTCATGTTTTTTCAGCGAAAACCGGCACAAGATTTACATAAAAAGGTGGCTGTCAAGGTACTACATCCGAATGTGGGACTAAACATTTCCCTGGATTTAATTATCCTTGAAATACTTGCCAActtctttgattttattCCTACTATGAAGTGGTTGTCGTTTCCAGAAGAAGTGAAAGTGTTTGGAGACATGTTGAATCAACAGTTAGATCTTCGGCATGAAGCGCGAAACCTAATACAATTCCGTAAAAATTTTGATAAGAATCAATACGTGGAATTCCCTATGGTATACGAAAACTATACCAAAGATCAAGTCTTGGTTGAGGAATTTATTCCTGGTATCCCGTTGAGTATGTTCCTTCGTCATAGAGATGGCCCTTTCAATAAAGTTTTGGCAAATGTTGGAAATAGCTCTCTATTTCAAATGCTTATTCTTAACAATTTTACGCACGCAGATCTGCATAGCGGAAACATCATAGTTGGGTTCAAGAAAGGCTCCACATTTTCGGGCAATTTAGAGGTCTCAGAAAATGACTTATGCTCTAAATTAATGTCCAGTAATGACGAAGAATGGAAATCTACCATGCAATACTTACAAGATATAGGATATCATCCTTTTCTGACTTATTTGGATGCGGGTCTCGTAACGAAGCTTAGTCCGCAGGATCTGCAAAATTTTATTGACCTATTTCAAGCAGTGTTAACTTTTCAAGGGTATGAAGCTGGTTTGCTGATGGTTGAACGAAGTCGACAAACAGAACATGTTCGAAATAAAGAGGTATTCGCTCTAAAAATGGAGCACCTGTTGAATGATATTCAGAAGAATACGCTTTCGCTAAAGTCGCTTCAAATTGGAACGATTTTACAAGAAGTTATGACGATGTCTAGAGAGCATCATGTTCGCATTGAAGCTAACTTTGCCAACACGGTTTTATCCATTCTCTTGATGGAAGGAGCAGGTAGGCAATTATACCCTGATATGgatcttttgaataatgCTACACCCTTTCTGAGGGCTGCTTCTGCTAGACGCGATATATCTATACAAAGTCCTATGATTAAAATATGGCTGGCTCTAGAAGCAAGACAATTTTTGCTCCTGAGCACATCCAAAGAGACGGTTGAAGCCTGGATTAAAGCGGATATGATTTCTCCAAACATATAA